CATTATGAGTACATGTATATTGCTGTATAATGCATTATGCAAATGGacttcatagaaagtgttaccaAAATTCCTTATACAACCAATATACAACCTGTCCTGACCATAACATCATGGAATACGTCATAATGACGTCCCTGCAACCAGTTTTGCCCCAACCATTGACTGTTGCTGTTTCTTTTCTTATCCTTGTCACCCACTTGTCCTCATGTTTCCTCTTCCTCccgtctcttcctgtctctcctgtctctcctgtctctccacgTCTCTCAGCCTGCTCAACAACTACATGATCTGGAACCTGGTGCAGAAAGGAGCGTCCAGTCTGGACCAGCGCTTTGAGAACGCCCAGGACAAGCTGCTAGAGAGCCTGTATGGAACCAAGAAGGTGTGTTTTTATTCTGAgtcctaaatggtaccctattccctatgtagtgcactacttttgactagggcccatatggctctggttaaaagtagtgcactagggataACCCTGCTTCAGGAAATACCTTGttagggccagtttcccggacacagattaagcctagtcctggactaaaaaggaatttcaatggagattctctgttgagcatgctttttagtcctggactaggcttaatctgtgtcaggGTAACTGGACCTGGTGATTTTTATGTGAGACTGTGTTTTGGCTCATAGCAAGGAATGTGTGCTGCCACACACTTTTCCAAAAACCAAAAGTATAGAATAAACAGCTGGTGAGAAACGTatcttggttgtgtgtgtgtgtgtgtgttcgctcaGTCCTGCACACCTCGATGGCAGACCTGCATTGGGAACACAGATGACACACTCGGCTTCGCCCTGGGAGCACTCTTTGTCAAAGCGACGTTTGATAAACACAGCAAAGAGATTGTGAGTATAATAGGCGCACAACTTCATTTACGTCTATTCAAGTGTTTTACCATCGTGAATGATGCATGACTGTCCCCTAGTGGTTACCATGTGTAGGCCTAATGAAAGGTCATCATAAGACATTATTCAAATTTTCATGAATAAGCTATTTTAAATGCTTATAAATGTTTACGAATACTTTGTATAATGTTATAAATGCTTATGAATTGTACAGATTATAATGTTTATATATTTCTTATAAATTATTATAAATGTTTACAATTAATTAAATACTAATTTAGTAATAGTTCCCTGTCCTGCGGAGGGGAGAGACAaatatagagagagtagagactggATAAAGGAGAGAAACAAACGGAAATTAAATGGAGAGATTGTTATTGGGTAGAGAAAAGAGGGGCAAGTAGAAGCGAGAGAcatggaaggggagagagaggaggcacaGAGGAAGGATGGGCAGTTTTATAAAGGTTGGAAATAGACGTGTGCAAGTGTTCTTGGTTTTTATTATCATTTGGGAGGGATGGGCTGGTTCAGATATGCCGCGGGTATTTAGTCCTTATCTAAGTGTAATTGTAAAAGAAGGATCTACATCAtctttccctctttcttcctTCTTACATTTCATTTCTGTCTCTCACCCCACAATCAGGCAGAGGGGATGATCAATGAGATCCGTACTGCCTTCAAAGATGCTCTTGATCACCTCAAATGGATGGACAAACAAACGCGTCAGGCAGCCAAGGACAAGGTCAGAGATGAAGTTACACACTGGATAGGCTACGTATGGGTGCCAGAGGCTATCTATGTCTGtgaaagaatgtgtgtgtgtgtgtgtgtttgtgtgcgcgtgcatgtgtgtgtgtgtgtgcgcgtgcgtgcatcCCTGTGcatgtgtaagagagagaggacagggagggagtAATATGGGTGAACAGTTTACAATAGAGTAGGTGGAATAGATTGAGATAGCCCTCTTTGTCCTGGCCTCCAAATAATGGAACCAGGAAGTTTTTGTCCCCTTCCTCCATCTTGCCCTCTCTTATCCCTTTTGCTCTCTTGGTCTTCAGGCGGACGCCATCTACGACATGATTGGATTCCCTGACTTCATCCTGGAACCCAAAGAACTGGATGATGTTTATGATGGGGTGAGTTGGTGCCTTTTGTTGAGTTGTGTCATGATTGAACCCCATACATTGAACGCTGGGATTTCTTCAAACAAGTTGAAGGTGAAATGACAAGGACACCTTTtgatgtttctgatcagtgagtAATTCTCTAtcgcccctgtctgtctgtatgtatgtctgtctctccacAGTATGACGTCTCGGAAGAAAACTTCTTCCAGAACACACTCAACTTCTACAACTTCTCCGCCAGGGTGATGGCCGATCAGCTCCGCAAGCCGCCCAACAGGGACCAGTGAGTCTTCATCAGCTacactcatcatcatcatcattatcattatcattatcaacATCACCATCGTCATTCGATCGGAAATTGCACTCTATTCCCTGTAAAGTGCACAAATTTGACTCTGGTCAAACACTACATTAATTGAGATGCTGTTTGCTCCAGTGGTGTCTGGTGTCacggaggacgggctcattgtattgGCTTGACCGGAatgaatggaacggtatcaaacacataccATTCCATTCAGCCCATTTCAGAAATGAAAATTAGTCGTCCTACTCTCACCAGCTTTCACAGGTTTGCTTTTTTACACACGTCTCTGCCACCTTCCTTCTAGATGGAGTATGACCCCTCCCACAGTCAACGCCTACTACATGCCAACCAAGAATGGCATTGTCTTCCCAGCTGGAATCCTTCAGGCACCCTTTTATGCCCAGGATCACCCcaagtgagtgtgtatgtgtgtgtgcgcgtatgtgTGCTTGCTTGCTTGCTTTTCTGACCCCATGTGAATTCTCTGCAGAGCACTGAACTTCGGGGGGATCGGAGTGGTGATGGGACACGAGCTCACTCATGCCTTTGATGACCAGGGTTGGTGATCGTATTTAACAGATTCCACAGAACTCATGGACGCATCCTCACAAAACAcccactgacaaacacacaccgGCATGCATGCACAGACATGATTACTAGGTGTGCATGTTTGTAAAGATTATTTTGCCTTAATCAGGCAGGGAATACGACAAAGACGGGAACCTTCGGCCATGGTGGCAAAATTCCTCTGTGGAAGCATTTAAGAACCGCACGGAATGCATGGTGGAGCAGTACAACGGGTTTACCATCAATGGGGAGCACATAAATGGCAAGCAGACGCTGGGAGAGAACATTGCTGACAACGGAGGCCTAAAGGCAGCCTATAAGGTGAGTGGGTCTCCCTACTTGATAACACATTTAGTTGCTCACATACTGTCGGTGTAGTAACTTAGTAATCTCTGTAATAATTATTAACTGTAGTAAAGTTCTGTTATTTTGTAACAGTAATGGGGTTACTGCCAAATCCATTGCTATGTATTTATAAAGCAATTGCATAGTTACTACTATGTTTTTACTACGGTTATTACAGTGTTACTtcccatggtggcagtggtggGATCCAGGGCAGCATGACtcttattatactatactatactatactatactatactatactatactatactatacttcaCCTCAGGGCCAGCAAAGTGGCGATTCATGTTTCTATAGTAATGGGTTTTTCTGTTGTGTTCAGGCGTACCAGGCATGGGTGCAGGAGAACGGTGAGGAGAAGAGGCTGCCAGCGGTCAACCTGACCAATGACCAACTATTCTTTGTGGGATTTGCCCAGGTAGGTGATGGGAGTGTCAACAAGATGCATTACACACATCCTGATAGAGTTCATGTATCAAATACTCATGATTAGGGCTCTGGGTTTGCCTGACCATATCATAAGCTATAAAACTAAGGGCCAGAGTTTTTCCTTGTCAGGTCACGCTCTCAGGATGAACTCCTGGCCCTACATCATGATATAAGACATGGGGGGGGAGAAATGAGAGTGAATTCATATGCATTTGGGGGTGAAAGTAAGAGTGGAATATTACAACTACTGTTGGAGAGGAGAAGTGGACGAACAAATGTATAAAACACAATTTTGGAAACAGAATGAGTATAATATGCAACAGttaggaagacagagaggagcatAATCTAGCTACTTCCTGTTTTACTTATCGGGAGACCCTTTCTTCTTCTCTCAGGTGTGGTGTTCCGTGCGAACCCCGGAGAGCGCCCACGAAGGACTCATGACAGATCCCCACAGCCCCCCAAAATACCGCGTCATCGGCACCCTCTCCAACTCGCCAGACTTTGCTGAGCACTTCCAGTGCCCCACTGGCTCCCCTATGAACTCGGGTCACCGCTGTGTGGTGTGGTAGGGCCTGGGAGAACCAGTGGGGGGTGCTGTCTGTGGAAGCTGCATGGAGAaccaagaggaggaggaagagaaccTCTAACTAATCATCGGACGTTTTTGTCTtctagttttattttatttgcacATGATGCTGGATTACTAGTGGTTTGTGGGTAGAGCAGGACAGACTCCAGGTGAGCGAGAGGGAGGCGCGTGGAGAGAAATGTTGTAATCTGCTGATGTGTGTGTAATTCCAGTGTTATGGTATTTTTCCTCTTTCTCCGCGCCCCAGTCACacccccccccaaccccactCACCAGTGGGGCACAAAGGCACGTTTTATTTATTGTTTGCTGGACTTGGTAGGGGGCCGGGGAGGAGGAGCCACTATGGGCTGTCTATCCCCTCCCCTTTCTCTATGCTTCTGTGTTGTCGCTGTACTCGCTGTGTGTCCTGTTTACAATTTAAACCGGAGCCCTCTATTGACTGAGGGCTCTCACTGAAACCACTGTGACATCACAGGATGGGTTCAGCTGCCTTTGTGACCTCGCAGGAAGCGCAGAAACTTGGCTGTGACATCACAGGAAGTGCAGAAACTTCACTGTGATTGAACATTGTATATGGCTTCATCTCAAATGTCATCCCTATATTACTTTCTTGCCTTGAGGCACATAAGGCATCCACAAGAGAGCACCACTGCTTCCGGACtgcattccctatatagtatacacATAGTACAATGTGGCTCTGGTAAATAGTAGTGTCCTATGGGGTGTAATTTGTATAGGGTGTCAATTGAGATGGAGCCATATAGACTCAGCTCTCCCTTTTTCTCTGTTGCTTCACATGAAGTGCACTGTCTTCTGTGGGTCCTCACAGACACCACTCAGCTCCCTCTGTGACATCACAATGAATCCACAGAAGGTGCTTCACTGTGACCTCATAGCAGGGGCGGGGATCTTAATACTCAAAAATGGCCTCCTCTCCTATGTACCATGTTCTACTGCTCATTTATACAAAATCACTGGACAGGTGAAAACAATATTGAAGCCTACTGATAGGCCTTGTCACCATATTGCTTATAGCTATCCCATTTCTTAAAGATCAGTGGCGAGCATTTTGAGTACATAGGAAAGAATACATAGG
The DNA window shown above is from Coregonus clupeaformis isolate EN_2021a chromosome 6, ASM2061545v1, whole genome shotgun sequence and carries:
- the LOC121567312 gene encoding endothelin-converting enzyme 2, translating into MSVALQDLRNNMSSYKRATFEEEEAADNPADGGMSPDSVEVGFRKGGIQLLGPLGRRTQMEVVLAGVLLASLLALFGCAVTLGMRYNKDPARSLCLTEACITVASKIVEALDRSADPCQDFYQYACGGWVRKNPLPDGRSRWSTFNSIWDQNQAVLKHLLENGTFNSSSDAERKTQFYYLSCLNEQHIEELGATPLIDLIAKTGGWNITGLWEKDNFMEVLKTVSGPYRAQPFFTIGVSVDPKNSNSNVIQVDQSGLFLPSRDYYLNKTANEKVLKAYLDYMVELSLLLGGDKNSTKSQMQQILDFETALANITVPQDERRDEEKIYHKITIAELQLLAPAVDWLDYLSSALSPLDLNDTEPVVLYAKEYLQQVSDLINKTDLSLLNNYMIWNLVQKGASSLDQRFENAQDKLLESLYGTKKSCTPRWQTCIGNTDDTLGFALGALFVKATFDKHSKEIAEGMINEIRTAFKDALDHLKWMDKQTRQAAKDKADAIYDMIGFPDFILEPKELDDVYDGYDVSEENFFQNTLNFYNFSARVMADQLRKPPNRDQWSMTPPTVNAYYMPTKNGIVFPAGILQAPFYAQDHPKALNFGGIGVVMGHELTHAFDDQGREYDKDGNLRPWWQNSSVEAFKNRTECMVEQYNGFTINGEHINGKQTLGENIADNGGLKAAYKAYQAWVQENGEEKRLPAVNLTNDQLFFVGFAQVWCSVRTPESAHEGLMTDPHSPPKYRVIGTLSNSPDFAEHFQCPTGSPMNSGHRCVVW